In Runella sp. SP2, the genomic window CGTTTTTACCATTTTTCCCTTGTACGAACGATTCGTAAAGTTTTCTAGCGCATCGCCCCCCGCAATACTCACTTCGCGGGCGTCGGTGGCCGTATAGTCATTGTACTGCAAACTGATTGGGATGTAGCCATTGCCTCCTTTGGTTACATCTTCTTTATCATACCCAATGTTTGCTTTAGGGTTTTCGATAAAAACAAGGGCAAAATCGGCCTCGTCGGCATTGTCAGTAACGTTAAAATATTTTTTGACTATCTCCATATTTACAGGATAATCCTCCGACGCGGGCGTTTCCATTCCTAAGAAATTGCGGCTCGCGGCCACAAAACGTTTGGGTACGTACGCTGTCTTTTTGGAGGCAATCGGCAATGCTTGTCCGTGATTTTTCAACAAAACTATCGACTTCAACTGTGCTTCGTAGCCTGCTTTCATAAATTCAGGCTTTCCAACTGTGGCATTTGTTTGTTCAGGATTGAGGTAAGGATTTTCAAACACTCCTACTTGGAAAATATTTCTCAACAAACGAACCGCCGATTGCTCCATCCGTGCCCTGATTTTGGCCTCACCGTATTCTTTTATGCCCAATTGATACGCGTCCAAAATAGGTTTCATATCATTGACCCCGCCGTATTGATCAACGCCCGCCATCAAAGCTTTGTAGTGTAGTTCGGCCAACGTTAGGTTTTCAACACCCCACGATTTCCCGTCCATAAACGAGTCCATCGACGTGTGAAGTTTGGTTACGTTCCAGTCGGTACACACCACGCCGTCGTAGCCGTATTTGGTACGAAGCAAGTCCGTAATGAGGTATTTATTGTAGTTGTTGGCCACGTTTTCGTGGTTTTTCTTATCCTGATTCCACGAAATGGTGTAGTAAGGCATGACCGCCGACGCCATTTTTGTTTTTCCTTTTAACTTAAACGCGCCCTCGGTAAACGGTATCAAATGAGCGTCGAAATTATTACCAGGATACACCGCAAACTTTCCGTTGGCGTAGTGGGCATCTCTACCCGCTTCTCCAGAACCTCCTCCTGGCCAGTGCTTTACCATGGCATTGACACTCATCAAGCCCCAATCAGCCGACTGAAAACCTTCGCAGTATGCTTGTCCCAAAGCAGCAGAAAGTAGCGGACTTTCGCCAAAAGTACCATTGAAACGCGACCAGCGAGGCTCGGTTGCAATGTCAACTTGGGGCGAAAGTGCCGTGGTAATGCCCAAAGCACGGTATTCAGCCGCTGCGATTTTACCAAATTTTTCTACCAATATCGGATCAAACGTAGCTGCCATTCCTAACGAACTTGGCCACATCGAAATCTCTCCTCCCGATGCGGCGTCGTACTCTGCGCGCGAACGTGTACCGTGGCGTGGGTCAGAACTGTTGTTGGCAGGAATCCCCAGTCCAACACTTTCGCAAAACGCCTGCATTTTGTTGTTCCATTTAGCAGCAATTTCGGGGCTCTGGACGGTCGTAATCAACACGTGTCGGAGGTTATCGTCGGCCAAAAATTTCTTTTGCTGATCGGTCAGGTCAGTGGGATCAGTTTCACCCGCTTTAAACGGCTTTCCGTTGTAAGTCCCTGAAAAATAACCACCAGCACGGGCAGGAATCGACTGATGCGACGAGTAAAGCATCAAACCCGCAATTTGCTCTACGGTCAATTTTGAGGCTAAATCTTTCGCGCGCTCATTGTCTGACAAACGCCAATCTTCGTACTTATCAAGCTTCCCGTTTTTGTTTAAATCCTTGAAAGCAAAGCCATCAATCGTCAAAAGTTTTACTCCCGACGCAGGCGCATAGCCCAGTGCTTTACCTCCCTGATTTTGGACAAGAGTAAACCCTGCTTGGGAAGTTTCTGACCATTTTTGTTGGGCCAAAGTGGTGGTAATGATGCCTAAAAATAAGCAACCTGAAAGGGTAATTTTATTCATTGGTGTTTGGTCAATTTGAATGTATCATTTCGATACAATGATAATTTATATTCTCCAAAAAGCACAATTTTGTAATTGGTAAATCCATGATTTGGGTGGAAGAATCGGCAGATGGGGCAATTGGCTCGACTAACCTCTTTCACGTAAAAATCGGGTTTTGAGCAACCCTCAGCACAGAGAGTCGGGTTGTGAGCAACCCTTTGCACGGTAAAATCGGGTTTTGAGAAACCCTCAGCACAGTCAGCACGGTCACCACAATCTAAAAAATAGATAAATGTATAACTGTACCGCGAACTTTTCAAGAAATGTGCCTTTAGGCACTACCTCTTTGTAGTTATAGGGGCCTATTTTCTTATTTTAGTGTGCCGTAGGTACACAAGATTGGGTAACCCCTCATTATTCTACAAATGTTAAGCCTCTATGAGGCACAAAACCAAGTACTTATCTTGAAAAGTTCGCGTTAATTACACTACATCGTCACAACTATTTTGCTCTCCCCTCCTTTGGACGCTGTCTCTAACGCAGTTTGCAGTGCGCCAAATGGAGCAAAACTTGAGATAATTTTACTTGGAGAAACTACTTTTCGTTGTATCAATTGAATGGTTCGTTTGAAATCAGTTGGGTGATGATAAATAATGGAAGGCACAATGGTTATTCCTTCTCTTGCAATTTTTAGAGGAACAAACTCCGCAGGCTTTTCAGAAAGTCCTACCAAAACGATTTCCGCTCCTCTCGGTGCCGCTGAAGCAACCAAAGTCGCCGTCGCGGCCAAACCCGCACATTCAAACACAGCGACAACCTCCTGAGCCGTCCATATTGAAAGCAAAGTTTCGGCATCTCCATTGGCCGCAATTGCCCCTTCTTGAACAGCTTTTTGCAATTTGTTTTGGTTAATTTCAGTCACCAAAACCTGATACCCTAAACGCAGCGCAAGGTGGTTCAAAAGCAGGCCAATTGCTCCTAAACCCACAATTGCAATGGTATCTCCTGGCTTGGCAGAGGACGAAAAGAGGGCGTGAACACCCACTGCCATAGGTTCGATACAAACGGCGTCCTCATCCGAAATTTCGTCTGGAACAGACCACGCAAAATCTGATGGGAGGCAGACGTATTCGGCAAAACAACCGTTTTCGAGCAGACCCACTACGCGTTT contains:
- a CDS encoding zinc-binding dehydrogenase encodes the protein MKAAFLEGPKKIVQRTIDTPEPKAGEVRIKLSKVGICGSDVHLFLGHRSLSKPTIIGHEGLGMVDKVGEGVIGRKVGERVAVEPNIPCQRCKFCQSGRGYICSNKRVVGLLENGCFAEYVCLPSDFAWSVPDEISDEDAVCIEPMAVGVHALFSSSAKPGDTIAIVGLGAIGLLLNHLALRLGYQVLVTEINQNKLQKAVQEGAIAANGDAETLLSIWTAQEVVAVFECAGLAATATLVASAAPRGAEIVLVGLSEKPAEFVPLKIAREGITIVPSIIYHHPTDFKRTIQLIQRKVVSPSKIISSFAPFGALQTALETASKGGESKIVVTM
- a CDS encoding glycoside hydrolase family 3 N-terminal domain-containing protein — encoded protein: MNKITLSGCLFLGIITTTLAQQKWSETSQAGFTLVQNQGGKALGYAPASGVKLLTIDGFAFKDLNKNGKLDKYEDWRLSDNERAKDLASKLTVEQIAGLMLYSSHQSIPARAGGYFSGTYNGKPFKAGETDPTDLTDQQKKFLADDNLRHVLITTVQSPEIAAKWNNKMQAFCESVGLGIPANNSSDPRHGTRSRAEYDAASGGEISMWPSSLGMAATFDPILVEKFGKIAAAEYRALGITTALSPQVDIATEPRWSRFNGTFGESPLLSAALGQAYCEGFQSADWGLMSVNAMVKHWPGGGSGEAGRDAHYANGKFAVYPGNNFDAHLIPFTEGAFKLKGKTKMASAVMPYYTISWNQDKKNHENVANNYNKYLITDLLRTKYGYDGVVCTDWNVTKLHTSMDSFMDGKSWGVENLTLAELHYKALMAGVDQYGGVNDMKPILDAYQLGIKEYGEAKIRARMEQSAVRLLRNIFQVGVFENPYLNPEQTNATVGKPEFMKAGYEAQLKSIVLLKNHGQALPIASKKTAYVPKRFVAASRNFLGMETPASEDYPVNMEIVKKYFNVTDNADEADFALVFIENPKANIGYDKEDVTKGGNGYIPISLQYNDYTATDAREVSIAGGDALENFTNRSYKGKMVKTPNNTDMKLVQDTKAKMKGKPVIVSVNTTNPMVFSEIEPAASAILLSFGVQDQAIIETIAGKSEPSALLPMQMPLDMTTVEKQAEDVPYDLTCHKDTDGNVYNFGFGLNWKGVIKDARVTKFRK